The Stenotrophomonas sp. ASS1 genome segment GGTGTCGGGGCGCTCCAGCAGCCGCAGCGCGGAGGGGCCGTCGTGGGCTTCCAGCACGCGGTAACCGAGCAGCCGCAGCGCATCCACCGTGTGGGCGCGGACATCGTCATTGTCCTCGGCGACCAGAATGGTTTCCTCGCGCGGTGAGTAACCCGCCAGGCCGGTCTGTGGGGTGCGTGCTTCGCAGGGCAGAGCCAGCGGAGAGCGCGGGAACATCATGGTGATGCTGGTGCCGCCGCCTTCCACCGAGTCGATCAGCACGTGGCCACCGGACTGCTTGACGAAGCCATGCACCATGGACAGGCCAAGCCCGGTGCCGCGGCCAACCTGCTTGGTGGTGAAGAACGGCTCGAACACGCGCGCCAGGGTCGCCGCGTCCATGCCGTGGCCATTGTCGCGAACCCGCAGCATCACGTACTCGCCAGGCGCTGCATCGGGAAACAGGGCGGCGTAGTCGTGGTCGAGATGGCTGTTGTCGACTTCGATCACCAGCCGGCCGCCATGCGGCATCGCATCGCGGGCATTGACCGCCAGGTTCAGTACGGAGGCCTCCAGCTGGCTGATGTCGATCTCCACGCACCAGATGTCCTCGGCATTGCGGATCTCCAGCTGCACCAGCTCACCCAGTGCACGCTGCAGCATGTCGTGCATGTCCAGCAGGCGTTCGTTGAGGTTGGCGGCCTGGCTGTGCAGCGGCTGGCGACGGGCAAATGCCAGCAGGCGCTGGGTCAGGCTGGCGGCACGGCCGACGCCTTTCAGTGCATTGTCCAGTGCACGGCTGACCATTGCCCCGGATTCTCCGGCGCGTTCGTTGAGCAGCATGGCGTGCTCGACATTGCCGGAGATGACCGTCAGGATGTTGTTGAAATCATGGGCGATGCCGCCGGTGAGCTGGCCGACCGCCTCGATCTTCTGCGACTGGCGCAGTGCGTGTTCTGCCTGCAGCCGCGCGGTGGTTTCCACTGCCTCGGAGACCACGGCGGTGACCACGCCTTCGGTATCCAGCAGCGGGCGGAACGAGAAGTCGAAGCTGCGCCGCCCGGTCGGGAGTTCCAGTTCCAGTGCATGCAGCGAACTGCGGCCCTGTACGGCTGCAGCGACGGCCTGTTCGATCAGCGCACTGATGCCATCGGTTGTGGCAAACCAGAGCGATTCGCCGAAGCGCGCGCCAACAGTGTCCTTCTTGTCCGCAAGCACCGCGGCCAGTGACGCGTCATTGGCATCAACCACGCGTCCGGACAGATCCAACAGCACCTGATGCTGGAAGCTGGATTCGAAGATCGCCTGCAGGCGCCGCTTGCTGGCCCGCAACTCGGCGGTGCGTGCCTGCACCTGTCGCTCGAGAACCTGGTTGTCCTCGCGCAGCGCCAGTTCGGCCTGCTTCAACAGTGAAACATCGCTGCCCATGCAGATGTAGCCGACCACGCTGCCATCGGCCGCATGTTCCGGTACGCAGTCCATCTGCACGAATCGGGATTCGCCGCTGCGGTGGACCAGTTCGACCTGGAAGCTGGTGCGCTCGCCCTGCAGTACCCGCTCCAGGCTGGGCAGGGCGTGCTCGAAGGCGGAAATGCCGGTGACATCCCGTGCCGCGCGACCCAGCAGTTCGGCCAGGCTGACGCCGTGCCAGTCCAGGAACGCCTTGTTCGCGAAGCGGTAGCGATGCGCCGCGTCGAGCTGGGCGATCAGCGCAGGGACGGCATCGGTTACCTGCTGCAACTGCGCCTGGCTGTCGTTCAGTGCGGCCTGCGCCTGCACAAGCTGGGTGCGTTCATGGGCCTCCTGCCGCGCACGACGGATCGCATCCGGCAGGCGCTGCAGGCGCTGCTTGACCACGTAGTCGCGCGCGCCGCGGGTCAGGGCCTGCACGGCCAACTCCTCGGTAAGCGTGCCGGAAACGAAGATGAAAGGGGTCTGCGGAATCCGCTCGCGTGCCAGTGCAAGGGCCGCATCGCCGTCGAATCCGGGCAGCACATGATCGGCCAGGATCACATCGAAGGCGCGATTCTCAATTGCCTCGATGAAGGCATTGCGGGTCCACAGGCGCTCGGCCTCGAAATCGAGGCCGGCACGCTGCAGCTGTGCGCTGATCAGCTCCGCATCAAGCGCGCTGTCCTCCAGCATGAGGATGCGCAGGCGCTCGCTGCGGCGCGATCCATCACGCATTGTGCTGCCCCGAGCCGTTGGGCCGATACGGCGGGGGCTGGTTGGTGATGCCCCAGAACATGCCCAGCCCCTGGATAGCGTCGAAGAACTCCTTGAAGTCCACTGGCTTGACCACGAATGCGTTCACGCCCAGTTCGTAACTGCGCACGAGATCCTGTTCTTCGCGCGACGAGGTCAGCATCACCACCGGGGTGCTGCTCAGCTGTGGGTCACCACGCACCTGTTCCAACACTTCCAGACCGTTCACCTTGGGCAGCTTCAGGTCCAGCAGCACCACCACCGGGCCGCCGTGCATGGCGCCGGCGAACTTGCCTTCGCAGCGCAGGTAATCCAGCGCCTCGGCGCCATCGCGTACATGGATGACATCGTTCAGCAGCTGGCAGCGCGACAACGCGGCCAGCGTCAGCTCGGCATCCTTGGGGCTGTCCTCCACCAGGAGGATCGGCCGCAGGTCCCTCATGGGTGATCTCCTGTGGAACGGGGTAGGGTGAAATGAATCGTGGCGCCCTTGCCGGGCTCGCCCTCGGCCCAGGTACGGCCGCCATGGCGGCCGATGATGCGGCGTACATTGGCCAGGCCGATGCCGGTGCCTTCGAATTCTTCGACGTGATGCAGGCGCTGGAACACACCGAACAGCTTGTCCACGTAGCGCATGTCGAAGCCGCAGCCGTTGTCACGCACGAAAAAGTGGTCTTCGTCGACGTTGCGCTCGTGACCGACCTCGATAACGGCCTGCTCGCGCTCGCGGGTGAACTTGATCGCGTTGGCCAGCAGGTTCTGCCAGACCAGACGCAACATCGTGGGATCGGCCTCCACCTCCGGCAGCGGCGCCAGCGTCCATTGCACATCGCGTCCGGCGTAGTCCAAAGCCAGGCTCCGGTGCACATCTTCGGCCAGTGCCGCCATATCCAGCCGTACCCGGCCGAGCGTGGAACGGCCCATCTGCGAGAAGCTCAGCAGATCGTCCACCAGTGTCCCAGCGGATTTGGCCGACTCCACGATCGTATCCAGGAAGCGGCGCTCGGTATCGTTGAGGCGTTCGCCGGCCGAGCTGCCCAGCAGCTCCGAATAACCGACGATGTGGCGGAACGGCGCGCGCAGGTCGTGGCTGACCGAATAGGAAAACGCTTCGAGTTCCTTGTTGCTGCGGACCAGCTGCTCGTTGAGCTCGGCCATTTCCTCGGCCTTGCGCAGCACGATATCGACGATGGCGGTGCGCATTTCGTGTGCGGCATCGCAGTCGGCGTCGGTCCACGGCAGGCTGCGTTGCCGTACGGTCTCTTTCCAGGCTTCGAATGAACTGCGCGGGGACAGTGCCACGCCGGGCGCCGCCGCTTTGCGTGGGTCGCCACCCCAACGCACGGTGCGCACCACTTCCGGGCGGAACCACATCAGATAGCTGTCGTGCAGCTGCGAAATGGACACCGCCAGTACGCCGCTGGCCACGTCGGACAGGCGCGCGCCGGGCGCCCAGTTGGCTGCCAGATGGTCACTGCAGTACGTTTCCTGCCCGGTCTTCTGGGTAGCCAGCCAATCAGCCAGGGCCAGCACGTCGCTGGCGGGTGGGCACTCACCCACGCGCATGCAGTCGCCCCTGTGCACGATGGCCGCACCGGCAGCGCCGGTCAGCGACAGCAGGCTGGCTTCATCGTGGCGCAGCGCAGCCATGAAATCCTCGTCGCCGGCCATGCGTGCCAGCAGCTTGACCAGCACCGAGCGGCGCGCCACGCGCTCTTCGATGGCGCGTGCACGCTCCTTCAGGGCGATCTGCAGTGACAGGATCTGGCCCATGAACTCGCAGGCAGTGCGCACGTGGTAGGGCAGGCGGCGTGGCTGCACCGTGTGGCAGGACACCAGGCCCCACAGTTGGCCCTCGTGCACCAGCGACACCGACATCGATGCGCCGGTGCCCATGTTGCGCATGTACTGCAGGTGCACGGGCGAAACGCTGCGCAGCACGGCCAGGCTCAGGTCGGTAGCCGGCGCGTCGCGATGGTCCTCGGCCCGCATCAGCGGGGTAGGGGTATAGCTGTTGTCCGCGATCAGGCGCACCCGATTGCGGCGGTACAGCTCGCGGGCCTGCGCAGGAATGTCCGACTCGGGGAAGCGCAGGTCCAGGTAGGACGGCAACAGGCCGTTGCCATCTTCGGCGACCACGATGCCGTTCCAGCCGGGATCGAACTGGTAGACCAGGGTGCGATCGAAGCCGGTCAGCCGGCGCATGTGCGCGGCCGCCAGCTGGCACAGATCTTCCACGGTGGTAGCCGATTCGATGCCGGTCATCAGTTCGCGGATCGACGGATACAATTCTTCCAGCGAACCAGGCTGGCCGGGAACCGGCGCCTCCAGCTCGATCAGCAGATCGGTGGCGGAGCGATGCACCAACAATTGATGGCGGCCGTGGCCATCCAGGTGCACGGCGCCGACATGCGCGCTGCTGCCCACCGTGGCCTGCTGGAACAGCGCCTGGAAGGGCGCCAGCACGCCGCCCAGTACCTCGCTGACATGCTGCATCAACGGTTCGCCGAACTGCTGCAGCAGGCCGGGATGACTGACGGCGCGCTCGCGCACCCGCAGGGACTGCGGTTCAACGACCAGAAGCACGCCGTAGGGCTGGATCGCGCCGGGGGTGTGGATCGGTTCGCGCGCGCAACTGGACAAGGCAGTGTCGTGCGTGGACTCGGCAGAAGGCATCAAAGGCGGGACTCATGATTCGTG includes the following:
- a CDS encoding response regulator yields the protein MRDLRPILLVEDSPKDAELTLAALSRCQLLNDVIHVRDGAEALDYLRCEGKFAGAMHGGPVVVLLDLKLPKVNGLEVLEQVRGDPQLSSTPVVMLTSSREEQDLVRSYELGVNAFVVKPVDFKEFFDAIQGLGMFWGITNQPPPYRPNGSGQHNA
- a CDS encoding ATP-binding protein, producing MPSAESTHDTALSSCAREPIHTPGAIQPYGVLLVVEPQSLRVRERAVSHPGLLQQFGEPLMQHVSEVLGGVLAPFQALFQQATVGSSAHVGAVHLDGHGRHQLLVHRSATDLLIELEAPVPGQPGSLEELYPSIRELMTGIESATTVEDLCQLAAAHMRRLTGFDRTLVYQFDPGWNGIVVAEDGNGLLPSYLDLRFPESDIPAQARELYRRNRVRLIADNSYTPTPLMRAEDHRDAPATDLSLAVLRSVSPVHLQYMRNMGTGASMSVSLVHEGQLWGLVSCHTVQPRRLPYHVRTACEFMGQILSLQIALKERARAIEERVARRSVLVKLLARMAGDEDFMAALRHDEASLLSLTGAAGAAIVHRGDCMRVGECPPASDVLALADWLATQKTGQETYCSDHLAANWAPGARLSDVASGVLAVSISQLHDSYLMWFRPEVVRTVRWGGDPRKAAAPGVALSPRSSFEAWKETVRQRSLPWTDADCDAAHEMRTAIVDIVLRKAEEMAELNEQLVRSNKELEAFSYSVSHDLRAPFRHIVGYSELLGSSAGERLNDTERRFLDTIVESAKSAGTLVDDLLSFSQMGRSTLGRVRLDMAALAEDVHRSLALDYAGRDVQWTLAPLPEVEADPTMLRLVWQNLLANAIKFTREREQAVIEVGHERNVDEDHFFVRDNGCGFDMRYVDKLFGVFQRLHHVEEFEGTGIGLANVRRIIGRHGGRTWAEGEPGKGATIHFTLPRSTGDHP
- a CDS encoding response regulator, encoding MRDGSRRSERLRILMLEDSALDAELISAQLQRAGLDFEAERLWTRNAFIEAIENRAFDVILADHVLPGFDGDAALALARERIPQTPFIFVSGTLTEELAVQALTRGARDYVVKQRLQRLPDAIRRARQEAHERTQLVQAQAALNDSQAQLQQVTDAVPALIAQLDAAHRYRFANKAFLDWHGVSLAELLGRAARDVTGISAFEHALPSLERVLQGERTSFQVELVHRSGESRFVQMDCVPEHAADGSVVGYICMGSDVSLLKQAELALREDNQVLERQVQARTAELRASKRRLQAIFESSFQHQVLLDLSGRVVDANDASLAAVLADKKDTVGARFGESLWFATTDGISALIEQAVAAAVQGRSSLHALELELPTGRRSFDFSFRPLLDTEGVVTAVVSEAVETTARLQAEHALRQSQKIEAVGQLTGGIAHDFNNILTVISGNVEHAMLLNERAGESGAMVSRALDNALKGVGRAASLTQRLLAFARRQPLHSQAANLNERLLDMHDMLQRALGELVQLEIRNAEDIWCVEIDISQLEASVLNLAVNARDAMPHGGRLVIEVDNSHLDHDYAALFPDAAPGEYVMLRVRDNGHGMDAATLARVFEPFFTTKQVGRGTGLGLSMVHGFVKQSGGHVLIDSVEGGGTSITMMFPRSPLALPCEARTPQTGLAGYSPREETILVAEDNDDVRAHTVDALRLLGYRVLEAHDGPSALRLLERPDTKVDLLFSDVVMPGMSGWELVHEVRERWPEVAVLFTSGYPRDHDQVGSQGRAVSLLPKPFTRSDLAAAVRTALGTTH